In the genome of Tropicibacter oceani, one region contains:
- a CDS encoding DUF5665 domain-containing protein codes for MQSSDHERTEQMHRDLNRLANELARLNNHRFIKVQNSHVRMVTFQFVRGLAFGLGTVIGASALVSVIVVMLSQIEFVPILGDLAVQIIEEIQPEARETDR; via the coding sequence ATGCAAAGCTCTGACCACGAGCGCACCGAACAGATGCACCGGGACCTCAATCGCCTTGCGAATGAGCTGGCGCGGCTGAACAATCACCGGTTCATCAAGGTGCAGAATTCGCATGTGCGGATGGTCACGTTCCAGTTCGTGCGCGGCCTGGCCTTTGGTCTGGGGACGGTCATCGGGGCCTCGGCGCTTGTGTCGGTCATCGTCGTCATGCTGAGCCAGATCGAATTCGTTCCCATCCTGGGCGATCTTGCGGTCCAGATCATCGAGGAAATCCAACCCGAAGCGCGCGAAACAGACCGTTAA
- a CDS encoding LON peptidase substrate-binding domain-containing protein, whose amino-acid sequence MTKLTDLPGVIPIFPLPGALLLPRARLPLHIFEPRYLAMLDDCLKTDTRLIGMIQPNEAPGRTGTGLHLIGCAGRVSQFSETEDGRYMVTLTGVSRFRVLREVEGFTPYRRCDVSWDGFEADKDAAERDDAFDRRGFMRLLERYFKARDLSADWETLQEAEDELLVNSLSMLLDFSPEDKQALLEAPSLATRRETLVTLIEYALRGGEEDLIQ is encoded by the coding sequence ATGACAAAACTGACTGATCTGCCGGGTGTGATCCCGATCTTTCCACTGCCGGGGGCGCTGCTTTTGCCGCGTGCCCGGCTGCCGCTGCATATCTTTGAGCCGCGCTATCTGGCGATGCTGGATGATTGCCTGAAAACCGACACGCGGCTGATCGGGATGATCCAGCCGAACGAGGCGCCGGGGCGCACGGGGACGGGGTTGCACCTGATCGGCTGTGCAGGGCGTGTGTCGCAGTTTTCGGAAACCGAGGACGGGCGGTACATGGTCACACTGACCGGGGTGTCGCGGTTCCGGGTGCTGCGCGAGGTCGAGGGGTTCACGCCCTACCGCCGCTGCGATGTCAGCTGGGACGGGTTCGAGGCGGACAAGGACGCCGCCGAACGGGACGACGCCTTTGACCGCAGGGGCTTCATGCGGCTGCTCGAACGCTATTTCAAGGCGCGCGATCTGTCGGCAGACTGGGAAACCCTGCAAGAGGCCGAGGACGAGCTGCTGGTCAATTCGCTGTCGATGCTGCTGGACTTTTCGCCCGAGGACAAGCAGGCCCTGCTTGAGGCGCCATCGCTGGCGACGCGGCGCGAAACGCTGGTGACGCTGATCGAATATGCCCTGCGGGGCGGAGAAGAGGATTTGATCCAATGA
- a CDS encoding threonine ammonia-lyase yields the protein MDIARIEAAAKRLKSHARRTPLLGAPALDQIAGRRLLVKPECLQHTGSFKFRGGWSALSAMSPEARKKGVIAYSSGNHAQGVAMAARAHGAPAVIIMPSDAPALKIDGTRALGAEVVLYERGREAREEIGDRLARGRGLTLIKPYDDPEVIAGQGTCGLEIAEQAAELNVTQGDVLVCCGGGGLTAGIALALQARAPDMRVRPAEPEGFDDTARSLRAGKQLANDQEAGGLCDAILTPKPGDLTFPINARLCGPGLVVSDDEVLHAMALAFRHLKVVAEPGGAVALAAALFHGDALQGDTVIATISGGNVEASVFARALQRL from the coding sequence ATGGACATCGCCCGGATCGAAGCCGCCGCCAAACGCCTGAAGAGCCACGCGCGCCGCACGCCCCTGCTGGGCGCGCCCGCCCTGGATCAGATCGCCGGGCGCCGCCTGCTGGTCAAACCCGAATGCCTGCAACACACCGGCAGTTTCAAGTTTCGCGGCGGCTGGTCGGCGCTGTCCGCAATGTCCCCCGAGGCGCGCAAAAAGGGCGTGATCGCCTATTCCTCGGGCAACCATGCGCAGGGCGTGGCCATGGCCGCCCGCGCCCATGGCGCGCCTGCCGTGATCATCATGCCCTCGGACGCGCCCGCCCTGAAAATCGACGGCACCCGCGCCCTTGGCGCGGAGGTGGTTCTGTACGAACGCGGCCGCGAGGCGCGCGAGGAAATCGGAGACCGCCTGGCGCGCGGCCGTGGCCTGACGCTGATCAAACCCTATGACGACCCCGAGGTCATCGCCGGACAGGGCACCTGCGGTCTGGAAATCGCCGAGCAGGCCGCCGAACTGAACGTCACGCAGGGCGATGTTCTGGTCTGCTGCGGGGGTGGCGGGCTGACCGCCGGGATCGCGCTGGCGCTTCAGGCCCGTGCGCCGGACATGCGCGTGCGCCCCGCCGAACCCGAAGGCTTTGACGATACCGCCCGGTCGCTGCGCGCGGGCAAGCAGCTTGCCAATGACCAAGAGGCCGGGGGGCTGTGTGATGCGATCCTGACGCCGAAACCGGGCGATCTGACCTTTCCGATCAACGCGCGCCTGTGCGGCCCCGGTCTGGTGGTCAGCGATGACGAGGTGCTGCACGCCATGGCGCTGGCCTTTCGTCATCTCAAGGTGGTGGCCGAACCGGGCGGCGCGGTCGCCCTTGCCGCCGCGCTGTTCCATGGCGACGCATTGCAGGGCGACACGGTGATCGCGACGATCAGCGGCGGCAATGTCGAGGCGTCGGTCTTTGCCCGTGCGTTGCAGCGCCTTTAG
- a CDS encoding Trm112 family protein: MTEKAFDRRMLEALVCPVTQGGLDYDAERQELVSRNARLAFPIRDGIPVMLIDEARSLDA, translated from the coding sequence ATGACCGAAAAGGCCTTTGATCGACGCATGTTGGAGGCGCTTGTCTGCCCGGTGACCCAGGGCGGTCTGGACTATGACGCCGAGCGGCAGGAACTGGTCAGCCGCAACGCGCGGCTGGCCTTTCCGATCCGCGACGGCATTCCCGTCATGCTGATCGACGAAGCGCGGAGCCTCGACGCCTAA
- a CDS encoding DUF1643 domain-containing protein: MIERQAKRDGQVSTAWFSPCERYRYGLRRTWDTDLPAVLFIMLNPSTADEMRNDPTIERCQRRARAMGCGSLWIANLFAFRATRPQDLRRAADPEGPENVAFLRDWSGAADLTIAGWGGAWGAFRSGGTGCPRPARRRPALGIDQGWPSAAPAVCALCDPPRTMAEGGPLCKALTTSAPNRCTGTSIALRMSWRG; this comes from the coding sequence ATGATCGAACGGCAGGCCAAGCGTGACGGCCAGGTCAGCACCGCCTGGTTTTCCCCCTGCGAGCGCTATCGCTATGGGCTGAGACGGACGTGGGACACGGATTTGCCCGCCGTGCTGTTCATCATGCTCAACCCCTCGACCGCGGACGAAATGCGCAACGATCCGACCATCGAACGCTGCCAGCGGCGCGCTCGTGCCATGGGCTGCGGCAGTCTTTGGATTGCCAACCTTTTCGCCTTTCGTGCCACGCGGCCGCAGGACCTGCGCCGCGCCGCCGATCCCGAGGGGCCGGAAAACGTCGCGTTCCTGCGGGATTGGTCCGGCGCCGCGGACTTGACGATTGCGGGTTGGGGGGGTGCATGGGGGGCTTTCAGGTCAGGCGGCACGGGTTGCCCCCGACCTGCCCGGAGACGTCCGGCACTTGGGATTGACCAAGGATGGCCATCCGCGGCACCCGCTGTATGTGCCCTATGCGATCCGCCCCGAACCATGGCCGAAGGAGGCCCGCTATGCAAAGCTCTGACCACGAGCGCACCGAACAGATGCACCGGGACCTCAATCGCCTTGCGAATGAGCTGGCGCGGCTGA